A single Anopheles arabiensis isolate DONGOLA chromosome 2, AaraD3, whole genome shotgun sequence DNA region contains:
- the LOC120894454 gene encoding cytochrome c oxidase assembly protein COX16 homolog, mitochondrial has translation MNSLQQKFLYYSRRKSFRYGVPFLLLIVGGSFGLQQFAQLRYTFSKKGSLTRQEAEKYGINMKKKEDVTLEGEFEKIKELDIEHWDNVRGPRPWEETSPPSTGTDAKH, from the exons ATGAATTCCTTGCAGCAAAAGTTCCTATACTACAGTAGACGGAAATCGTTTCGCTACGGTGTTCCGTTCCTGCTGCTGATTGTCGGTGGTTCCTTCGGATTGCAACAGTTCGCCCAGCTAAG GTACACATTTTCAAAGAAAGGATCGCTTACGAGACAGGAGGCGGAAAAGTACGGAATCAAcatgaagaagaaggaggatgTTACGCTGGAAGGGGAGTTCGAGAAGATCAAGGAGCTGGACATTGAACACTGGGACAACGTACGGGGGCCCCGACCATGGGAGGAAACAAGCCCACCCTCCACCGGGACCGATGCAAAGCATTGA
- the LOC120894452 gene encoding Hermansky-Pudlak syndrome 5 protein homolog — translation MDATNKQYALRDRAELSAFVNQPFRNNSRIKFTCFDCSPKYFVFGANSGSLYLYDRITTSFLAIFPSQLGTIGKVSISHNEKQIAIGNQTGSIGVLLELEPPHVKEILSTELAPSTDGEGQPIDLGGPAFVTSFCWTEDDRELYCGDSRGIVSLIQFSLFMGRNILNISLHPVLLLENRIVQIDRYKDLLLVSTLSKCVLCNTAREEFKQIGNRPRDGQYGASFVIAHPNTNASAATTTTPSPPLMIVDEEDVRIFCSRPGSRLWEADLEGNVIRTHQFKQAAAAAAAVAASRRRRSHQQQQQQLQCLQESELATAPTEAPDGTLMVVPFQVLYSIRRQLLLVHDRCQLLIIDPLHSKIVLRTDEFTDITHVAVVDEWIYLLTGENRVFQVRVEIQGDEDPFPTPGMVDEPCLESRKQKQGVYILDSMLNNNNNNGKQLNGKESPLLLSTEATIKEALVSVVRGKYGRNIKQMFMGYEQQQQRTPNGAPERPKTLNLTKIYEPSRSNAFANGNGHALLAEFGIEAEVEDLECDDMMEELVQTRTGQALLGTAMPNGVGTGKQQPGKKKFSTSLLDGYETSEDDATVRNLYLIFRSSIISNLNFADRYAKIFDEYDTETIVRLLRKLETLMEENEEPNARLKCMRIYFHYLKPELLWEIDADSRQFIKDGFIVCNTTDGADRACLERLAHCAACGYYLEATASCHYREIGTSLLQYYWSRKEYDECFAMVKRVPYLWRTITRYYIQDRREDKVVQCVWNLADPELLERAAGELPFELDHWRQLFELAIAYHQRHEMICLSCDKPTGGRPEDNQRDNRSAAKAHGGGDHRAAGSTEAESQFRQWNYLLGVALAHIRSPTELLCLVRRYADNIPRGAIAPSFYIRCLLLEAK, via the exons ATGGATGCAACGAATAAGCAATACGCACTGCGAGATAGAGCCGAATTATCAGCGTTCGTTAATCAGCCGTTTAGAAACAATAGTCGCATTAAG TTCACCTGCTTCGACTGTTCGCCGAAGTACTTCGTGTTTGGGGCCAACTCCGGAAGCCTTTATCTGTACGATCGCATCACGACCAGCTTTCTGGCCATCTTCCCTAGTCAGCTGGGCACCATCGGCAAGGTATCGATTTCCCACAACGAAAAGCAAATCGCCATCGGCAATCAGACTGGCTCAATCGGAGTCCTGCTGGAGCTGGAACCGCCACACGTGAAGGAGATCCTCAGCACGGAACTAGCCCCGTCGACCGATGGCGAGGGTCAGCCGATCGATCTGGGCGGGCCCGCATTTGTCACGAGCTTCTGCTGGACGGAGGACGACCGGGAGCTGTACTGTGGCGACTCGCGGGGTATCGTGTCGCTAATACAGTTCTCGCTATTCATG GGTCGAAACATCCTGAACATCAGCCTACATccagtgctgctgctcgaaaaTCGTATAGTACAAATAGATCGCTACAAGGATCTGCTGTTGGTGTCGACGCTTTCGAAGTGTGTACTTTGCAACACGGCGAGGGAAGAATTTAAACAG ATCGGTAACCGACCCCGGGATGGACAGTATGGCGCATCGTTCGTTATCGCTCATCCGAATACCAACGCAagcgccgccaccaccaccacgcccTCTCCCCCGCTGATGATTGTCGATGAGGAGGATGTGCGCATATTTTGCTCGCGGCCCGGTAGCCGCCTGTGGGAAGCCGATCTCGAGGGAAACGTGATTCGGACGCATCAGTTCAAACAggctgctgcggcggcggcggcggtagcTGCCAGCCGTCGCCGCCgcagccaccagcagcaacagcagcagctacagtgTTTGCAAGAGTCCGAACTGGCGACGGCACCGACGGAAGCGCCCGACGGCACGCTGATGGTGGTACCGTTCCAGGTGCTGTACTCCATTCgccggcagctgctgctggtgcacgATCGCTGCCAGCTGTTGATAATCGATCCGCTGCACTCAAAGATCGTGCTGCGCACGGACGAGTTCACGGACATCACGCACGTGGCCGTGGTGGACGAGTGGATCTACTTGCTCACCGGCGAGAACCGAGTGTTTCAGGTGCGCGTGGAAATCCAGGGCGACGAAGACCCATTCCCAACGCCCGGCATGGTGGACGAACCGTGTCTCGAGTCGCGGAAACAAAAGCAGGGCGTGTACATACTAGACAGTatgctcaacaacaacaacaacaatggaaAGCAGCTGAACGGGAAGGAAAGCCCCCTGCTGCTCTCGACGGAAGCCACCATCAAGGAGGCGCTCGTGTCGGTCGTTCGCGGCAAGTACGGGCGCAACATTAAGCAAATGTTTATGGGatacgagcagcagcagcagcgtacgCCCAACGGTGCACCGGAGCGACCGAAAACGTTGAATCTTACCAAGATCTACGAACCGAGCCGTTCGAACGCGTTTGCCAACGGAAACGGGCACGCACTGCTCGCCGAGTTTGGCATTGAGGCGGAGGTGGAGGATTTGGAGTGCGACGACATGATGGAAGAGCTGGTACAGACCCGCACCGGACAGGCGCTGCTCGGCACCGCGATGCCGAACGGCGTCGGGACGGGGAAGCAACAGCCGGGCAAGAAGAAATTTTCCACCTCCCTGCTCGACGGATACGAAACGTCGGAGGACGATGCGACGGTCCGCAATCTGTATCTGATCTTCCGCTCGTCGATCATTAGCAATCTTAACTTTGCCGACCGGTACGCGAAGATTTTCGACGAGTACGACACGGAAACGATCGTGCGGTTGCTGCGCAAGCTGGAAACGCTGATGGAGGAGAACGAGGAACCGAACGCGCGCCTCAAGTGTATGCGCATATACTTTCACTATCTCAAGCCGGAGCTGCTGTGGGAGATCGATGCCGACTCGCGCCAGTTCATCAAGGATGGGTTCATCGTGTGCAACACGACGGACGGGGCGGATCGGGCGTGCTTGGAGCGTTTGGCGCACTGTGCCGCCTGTGGGTACTATCTGGAGGCGACGGCATCCTGCCACTACCGGGAGATCGGAACGAGCCTGCTGCAGTACTACTGGTCGCGCAAAGAGTACGACGAGTGCTTTGCGATGGTCAAGCGCGTACCGTACCTGTGGCGTACGATCACGCGCTACTACATTCAGGATCGGCGGGAAGACAAGGTGGTGCAATGCGTCTGGAATCTGGCCGATCCGGAGCTGCTGGAGCGGGCGGCTGGCGAGCTGCCGTTCGAGCTGGACCACTGGCGGCAGCTGTTCGAGCTGGCGATAGCCTATCACCAACGCCACGAAATGATCTGCCTGAGCTGTGATAAACCGACCGGCGGCCGGCCGGAGGACAATCAGCGTGACAATAGATCTGCCGCCAAGGCTCACGGTGGCGGTGACCATCGTGCGGCGGGTAGCACCGAAGCCGAATCTCAGTTTCGCCAGTGGAACTATCTGCTCGGCGTTGCGCTCGCGCACATTCGCTCGCCGACCGAGCTGCTGTGCCTGGTGCGCCGTTACGCGGACAACATTCCAAGGGGAGCGATTGCCCCCAGCTTCTACATTCGATGTTTGCTGCTGGAAGCGAAGTAG